A single window of Nocardioides baekrokdamisoli DNA harbors:
- the priA gene encoding bifunctional 1-(5-phosphoribosyl)-5-((5-phosphoribosylamino)methylideneamino)imidazole-4-carboxamide isomerase/phosphoribosylanthranilate isomerase PriA has product MSNYLELLPAVDIKNGQAVQLVQGVDGSEKVFGDPIEAALRWQEAGAEWLHLVDLDAAFGHGNNRELQAQIVGALDIKVEMSGGIRDDESLEAAMATGCRRVNIGTAALENPEWCRKAIATWGDRVAIGLDVRGTTLAARGWTRDGGDLYETLARLDSEGCARYVVTDVNKDGMLQGPNLDLLRDVCSRTKAPVVASGGVTTLDDIRALMGLVEIGVEGAIAGTALYTGQFTLEDALALTLPSAQGRA; this is encoded by the coding sequence ATGAGCAACTACCTCGAGCTGCTGCCCGCCGTCGACATCAAGAACGGCCAGGCCGTCCAGCTCGTCCAGGGGGTTGATGGTTCGGAGAAGGTCTTCGGGGATCCGATCGAAGCCGCGCTGCGGTGGCAGGAGGCCGGGGCCGAGTGGCTTCACCTCGTCGATCTGGACGCGGCCTTCGGGCACGGCAACAACCGCGAACTGCAGGCGCAGATCGTCGGCGCCCTCGACATCAAGGTCGAGATGAGCGGTGGCATTCGTGATGACGAGTCGCTCGAGGCGGCGATGGCGACCGGCTGCCGTCGGGTCAACATCGGTACCGCTGCACTGGAGAACCCGGAATGGTGCCGCAAGGCGATCGCCACCTGGGGGGACCGGGTTGCGATCGGGCTGGACGTGCGCGGTACCACGCTCGCCGCGCGTGGCTGGACCCGCGACGGCGGTGACCTGTACGAGACCCTGGCTCGCCTCGATTCGGAGGGCTGTGCTCGTTACGTGGTCACCGACGTCAACAAGGACGGCATGCTGCAGGGCCCGAACCTCGATCTGCTCCGCGACGTCTGCTCGCGTACGAAGGCGCCTGTGGTCGCGTCCGGCGGCGTGACCACGCTTGATGACATCCGCGCTCTGATGGGTCTGGTCGAGATCGGTGTGGAGGGTGCCATCGCCGGCACCGCGCTCTACACCGGCCAGTTCACTCTTGAGGATGCGCTCGCGCTCACACTGCCCTCCGCCCAGGGTCGAGCATGA
- a CDS encoding GntR family transcriptional regulator — translation MRFVIDPASSVPAYEQIVRQVVDGAANGTLQAGEKLPTVRALAAELGLAVNTVAKAYRELEMRGAIETRGRAGTFVTGETRDRDAAVAAHEYVRKARALGLSETEMLAQVRHALGITSAP, via the coding sequence ATGCGGTTCGTGATCGATCCGGCCAGCAGCGTCCCGGCCTACGAGCAGATCGTGCGCCAGGTCGTCGACGGGGCAGCGAACGGCACCCTGCAGGCAGGGGAGAAGCTACCGACCGTACGCGCTCTCGCCGCCGAGCTGGGCCTCGCCGTCAACACGGTCGCGAAGGCATACCGCGAACTCGAAATGCGCGGCGCGATCGAGACCCGTGGCCGGGCTGGCACCTTCGTCACGGGCGAGACACGTGACCGGGATGCGGCTGTCGCGGCTCATGAGTACGTACGCAAGGCGCGTGCCCTGGGCCTGTCCGAGACCGAGATGCTGGCTCAGGTACGCCACGCGCTCGGAATAACATCAGCGCCATGA
- the hisB gene encoding imidazoleglycerol-phosphate dehydratase HisB, translating into MSRTARIERATSESKVLVEVDLDGTGKHDIDTGVGFYDHMLTAFARHALVDLTVRTEGDIHIDAHHTVEDTAIVLGQALREALGPKLGIRRFGDATVPLDEALVQAVVDLSGRPYLVHSGEPAGQEYVQIGGTGASFVGSLTRHVFESISFHAQIALHVRVLAGRDPHHIVETQFKAFARAFRDAAAFDPRETGIPSTKGVI; encoded by the coding sequence ATGAGCAGGACCGCACGGATCGAGCGCGCGACCTCGGAGTCGAAGGTCCTCGTCGAGGTCGACCTCGACGGCACCGGCAAGCACGACATCGACACCGGTGTCGGCTTCTACGACCACATGCTGACGGCGTTCGCGCGCCACGCGCTCGTGGACCTCACGGTCAGGACCGAGGGCGACATTCACATCGACGCCCACCACACCGTCGAGGACACCGCGATCGTGCTCGGCCAGGCGCTGCGCGAGGCGCTGGGACCCAAGTTGGGCATCCGCCGTTTCGGCGACGCCACCGTTCCGCTCGATGAGGCGCTGGTCCAGGCCGTCGTGGACCTCTCCGGTCGTCCGTACCTCGTGCACAGTGGTGAGCCCGCAGGCCAGGAGTATGTGCAGATCGGCGGCACCGGTGCGTCGTTCGTCGGCTCGCTGACCCGCCACGTGTTCGAGTCGATCAGTTTCCACGCGCAGATCGCGCTGCACGTACGCGTCCTCGCTGGTCGCGACCCGCACCACATCGTCGAGACCCAGTTCAAGGCGTTCGCGAGGGCGTTCCGGGACGCGGCCGCGTTCGACCCCCGCGAGACGGGCATCCCGTCGACCAAGGGCGTCATCTGA
- the hisH gene encoding imidazole glycerol phosphate synthase subunit HisH: MSKPNVVVLDYGSGNLRSAVRAFERAGATVELTSDMDAAMAADGLVVPGVGAYEACMRGLRAIRGERIIGRRLSGGRPVLGICVGFQIMFETGVEHGVTTEGCGEWPGVVEKLHAPVVPHMGWNTVDVAEGSTLFAGVEDERFYFVHSYGVREWLLQTDGRTEAPKVTWAEHGGDRFVAAVENGPLVATQFHPEKSGDAGAHLLRTWVSSLKSA; the protein is encoded by the coding sequence TTGTCGAAACCAAACGTCGTCGTCCTCGACTACGGCTCGGGCAACCTGCGGTCGGCTGTCCGGGCGTTCGAGCGCGCCGGGGCGACGGTGGAGTTGACCAGCGACATGGACGCGGCCATGGCCGCTGACGGTCTGGTGGTGCCGGGCGTCGGGGCGTACGAGGCGTGCATGCGCGGCCTACGTGCCATCCGCGGTGAACGCATCATTGGGCGCCGTCTTTCCGGCGGTCGGCCGGTGCTGGGCATCTGCGTCGGCTTCCAGATCATGTTCGAGACCGGCGTCGAGCACGGCGTGACCACCGAAGGCTGCGGCGAGTGGCCGGGCGTCGTGGAGAAGTTGCATGCACCGGTGGTGCCGCACATGGGGTGGAACACCGTCGATGTCGCCGAAGGATCCACGCTCTTCGCAGGCGTCGAGGACGAGCGGTTCTATTTCGTGCACTCCTATGGCGTGCGTGAATGGCTGCTGCAGACCGACGGTCGCACCGAGGCGCCCAAGGTCACCTGGGCCGAGCACGGCGGCGACCGGTTCGTGGCCGCAGTCGAGAACGGGCCGCTCGTGGCGACCCAGTTCCACCCGGAGAAGTCCGGCGATGCCGGGGCACACTTGCTCCGGACCTGGGTGTCCTCGCTGAAAAGCGCCTGA
- a CDS encoding histidinol-phosphate transaminase → MTFPPIRPELAGIAPYGAPQLDVPVQLNVNENPYGPSAAAIADIATSVAEAAVTLNRYPDREFTELRTGLAAYLSRDTSTPVLPEQIWAANGSNEVMLQLLQAFGGPGRTALSFAPTYSMYPEYARDTHTTWVAGTREQDFSLDLDTARALIEEVRPSVVLLPSPNNPTGTALDPAVIDALCEVIGESGILVVDEAYGEFRRQGVPSALDALPRNRNLVVTRTMSKAFAGAGLRLGYLAADPAICDAIRVVRLPYHLSATTQAVALAALRHADELLGNVASLREERDATVTWLRDQGFTVADTDANYALFGMFEDRHAVWQGLLDRGVLIRETGPDGWLRVSIGTPAEMRSFRHALLDVVKTSARKAQENP, encoded by the coding sequence ATGACGTTTCCCCCGATCCGGCCCGAGTTGGCCGGGATCGCTCCGTACGGCGCGCCGCAACTGGATGTCCCGGTCCAGCTGAACGTCAACGAGAACCCGTACGGTCCGTCCGCGGCGGCGATCGCCGACATCGCGACCTCCGTCGCCGAGGCGGCCGTGACACTGAACCGCTACCCGGACCGTGAGTTCACCGAACTCCGCACCGGCCTCGCGGCATACCTGAGTCGCGACACCAGCACCCCCGTGCTCCCGGAGCAGATCTGGGCGGCGAACGGGTCGAACGAAGTGATGCTGCAGCTCCTACAGGCCTTCGGCGGCCCCGGCCGTACTGCGCTGAGTTTTGCCCCGACGTACTCGATGTATCCGGAGTACGCCCGCGACACTCACACCACTTGGGTGGCCGGTACGCGTGAGCAGGACTTCTCGCTCGACCTCGACACAGCGCGTGCGCTGATCGAGGAGGTGCGTCCCAGCGTCGTGCTCCTGCCGAGCCCCAACAACCCGACCGGGACCGCGCTCGACCCTGCGGTCATCGACGCGCTCTGCGAGGTGATCGGCGAGTCCGGGATCCTGGTCGTCGACGAGGCGTACGGCGAGTTCCGCCGCCAGGGCGTCCCGTCGGCGCTCGACGCGCTGCCGCGCAACCGCAACCTGGTGGTCACTCGCACCATGTCGAAGGCTTTCGCGGGCGCGGGACTGCGACTGGGCTACCTGGCCGCCGACCCGGCGATCTGCGACGCGATCCGGGTCGTACGCCTGCCTTACCACCTCTCGGCGACCACGCAGGCAGTCGCGCTCGCGGCCCTTCGGCACGCGGATGAGTTGCTCGGCAACGTCGCCTCGCTGCGTGAGGAGCGGGACGCGACGGTGACCTGGCTGCGCGACCAGGGCTTCACCGTCGCCGACACGGACGCGAACTACGCGTTGTTCGGAATGTTCGAGGACCGCCACGCGGTATGGCAGGGCCTGCTCGATCGGGGCGTACTGATCCGGGAGACTGGTCCGGATGGCTGGCTGCGGGTGTCGATCGGCACTCCGGCTGAGATGAGATCGTTCAGGCACGCACTGTTGGACGTAGTCAAGACTTCCGCACGCAAGGCACAGGAGAACCCATGA
- the hisD gene encoding histidinol dehydrogenase has product MIRRIDLRRSAAGGAPLDYRTAVPRAEFDVEAATHAVQPILDAVRTRGTDAILEFAQKFDGVDLTDIRVPVAAMTEALAALDPAIRAGLDESIARLRTTSKNELEADSVTDLGPGARVTHRMVPVGRVGLYVPGGLAPLVSSVLMNVVPAQIAGVKSLALASPPQKEFGGLPHPTILAACALLGVEEVYAVGGAQAIAMFAYGAGPCERVNLITGPGNIYVATAKRLVKGTVGIDAEAGPTEIAILADDTADAAFVAADLISQAEHDPLAASVLVTDSLRLADEVEAALEPQVAATKHVDRIRTSLGGQQSAIVLVDDIEQGLAVVDAYAAEHLEIHTVDAEAIAARVNNAGAIFVGPYAPVSLGDYCAGSNHVLPTAGCACHSSGLSVRSFTKSMHVISYDRGALEAVKDHVVTLANAEDLPGHGAAVSVRFEG; this is encoded by the coding sequence GTGATTCGCCGCATCGACCTCCGCCGCTCCGCGGCGGGTGGCGCCCCGCTCGACTACCGCACGGCCGTTCCGCGTGCTGAGTTCGACGTTGAGGCCGCCACGCATGCGGTGCAGCCGATCCTCGATGCCGTGCGTACCCGCGGCACCGACGCGATCCTCGAGTTCGCCCAGAAGTTCGACGGCGTAGACCTGACCGACATCCGGGTGCCGGTCGCGGCCATGACGGAGGCGCTCGCCGCGCTCGACCCCGCGATCCGCGCAGGTCTGGATGAGTCGATCGCCCGCCTGCGTACGACCTCCAAGAACGAACTCGAGGCGGACTCCGTCACCGACCTCGGCCCCGGCGCGCGGGTCACCCACCGGATGGTGCCGGTCGGCCGCGTCGGGCTCTACGTACCTGGCGGCCTCGCTCCTTTGGTCTCCAGCGTGCTCATGAACGTCGTCCCGGCACAGATCGCGGGCGTGAAGTCGTTGGCGCTCGCGAGCCCGCCGCAAAAGGAGTTCGGCGGCTTGCCGCACCCGACGATCCTGGCGGCGTGCGCCCTGCTCGGCGTCGAGGAGGTGTACGCCGTCGGCGGCGCCCAGGCGATCGCGATGTTCGCGTACGGCGCTGGCCCCTGCGAGCGTGTCAACCTCATCACCGGTCCCGGCAACATCTACGTCGCCACCGCCAAACGGTTGGTCAAGGGCACGGTGGGGATCGATGCGGAAGCCGGTCCGACCGAGATCGCCATCCTGGCCGACGACACAGCGGACGCGGCGTTCGTGGCCGCCGACCTGATCTCGCAGGCGGAGCACGACCCGCTGGCTGCGTCGGTCCTGGTCACCGACAGCCTTCGGCTCGCCGACGAGGTCGAGGCGGCGCTGGAGCCGCAGGTGGCCGCGACCAAGCACGTGGACCGCATCCGGACCTCCCTGGGTGGCCAGCAGTCCGCGATCGTCCTGGTCGATGACATCGAACAGGGGTTGGCCGTGGTCGACGCGTACGCCGCGGAGCACCTCGAGATCCACACGGTGGACGCGGAGGCGATCGCTGCGCGGGTCAACAACGCCGGCGCGATCTTCGTCGGGCCGTACGCGCCGGTGTCGCTCGGTGACTACTGCGCGGGCTCCAATCACGTCCTCCCGACGGCTGGCTGCGCCTGCCACTCCAGCGGTCTCTCGGTGCGCTCGTTCACGAAGTCAATGCACGTGATCTCGTACGACCGAGGCGCCCTGGAGGCGGTCAAGGATCACGTCGTCACGTTGGCGAACGCCGAGGATCTGCCGGGCCACGGTGCGGCTGTTTCAGTCCGGTTCGAGGGCTAG
- a CDS encoding hemerythrin domain-containing protein, with protein MDEIALPYLADASYLNMNDVIHAALRRDFERLRAATAALEVGDTARVHALREAWDFIWGELHHHHITEDRLVWPFVLERDLVPRDLTDQMEAEHQRMAIACGRLSEAFRELEAQPTTAHLIALRAQLEFAVKVAEEHLVHEERDVMPVLEPHWGTPAWKVVEREMAKVSPFTAGGMMAWLQDGSDPVVHAALRRHFPAALLWAASNVFGRAYHRTVAPVWR; from the coding sequence GTGGACGAGATCGCGTTGCCCTACCTGGCGGACGCGTCGTACCTCAACATGAACGACGTGATCCATGCCGCCCTGCGGCGTGATTTCGAGCGGCTGCGGGCGGCCACCGCGGCCCTGGAGGTCGGCGACACTGCCCGCGTACACGCGCTGCGTGAGGCGTGGGACTTCATCTGGGGCGAGCTGCATCACCACCACATCACCGAGGACCGATTGGTCTGGCCGTTCGTTCTCGAGCGAGACCTGGTACCGCGGGACCTGACCGATCAGATGGAGGCCGAGCACCAGCGGATGGCGATCGCGTGCGGTCGTCTCAGCGAGGCGTTTCGCGAGTTGGAGGCACAGCCGACGACCGCTCACCTGATCGCTCTCCGGGCGCAGTTGGAGTTTGCTGTCAAGGTCGCCGAGGAGCATCTGGTCCACGAGGAACGCGACGTGATGCCGGTCCTCGAGCCGCACTGGGGTACGCCCGCGTGGAAGGTGGTGGAGCGGGAGATGGCGAAGGTCAGCCCGTTCACCGCCGGCGGGATGATGGCCTGGTTGCAGGACGGTTCCGATCCGGTCGTCCACGCGGCATTGCGGCGGCACTTCCCGGCCGCGCTGCTCTGGGCGGCCAGCAACGTCTTCGGGCGGGCGTACCACCGCACCGTCGCGCCGGTGTGGAGGTGA